The Fusarium fujikuroi IMI 58289 draft genome, chromosome FFUJ_chr12 genome includes a window with the following:
- a CDS encoding related to short-chain alcohol dehydrogenase yields the protein MESCSTHPDLAGQVALIMGVGQTQTASKDSELWGNGAAIAYALSLNGMTIFGCDLNLEAAKLTQSRLPGPCDVMTANVTSSSDVKAVVDACFSKHGRIDILINNVGFPLAGNATTLSEEAWDDQMAVNLKSVFLACKHVLTIMENQGSGSIVNNASIAGLRSLSKPQIAYSAAKAAVVHLTQVTATEYAPKGIRLNCVAPGIMLTPLIQSWEDSKDSELKMYHKIMSSNIPLGALGDAFDVANAVSFLSSNAAKYITGHTMVVDGGLTITTAV from the coding sequence ATGGAATCCTGCTCGACACATCCTGACCTCGCAGGCCAGGTCGCTTTGATCATGGGCGTCGGACAGACGCAGACAGCATCAAAAGACTCAGAACTTTGGGGAAATGGCGCGGCCATTGCCTATGCCCTTTCCCTCAACGGCATGACTATTTTCGGATGCGATCTCAACCTTGAAGCAGCCAAGCTCACCCAATCACGCCTCCCTGGACCTTGCGATGTCATGACGGCAAACGTCACTTCATCCTCAGATGTCAAAGCCGTAGTCGATGCTTGCTTCAGTAAACACGGACGAATCGACATACTCATTAACAACGTCGGGTTTCCCCTTGCGGGAAATGCGACTACGCTCTCTGAAGAGGCTTGGGATGACCAAATGGCTGTGAACCTGAAGAGCGTCTTTCTCGCCTGTAAGCACGTTCTAACTATCATGGAAAACCAGGGCTCAGGCTCTATTGTCAACAACGCTTCCATCGCCGGTCTTCGATCCCTTTCAAAGCCCCAGATCGCTTATAGTGCGGCAAAGGCAGCGGTCGTACACCTCACGCAGGTTACAGCTACTGAATATGCACCCAAGGGCATCAGACTAAACTGCGTCGCGCCAGGAATCATGTTAACACCGCTGATCCAGTCTTGGGAGGATTCGAAGGACAGTGAGCTGAAGATGTATCACAAGATTATGAGCAGTAATATCCCACTTGGAGCGTTGGGAGACGCGTTTGACGTGGCAAACGCGGTGTCGTTTCTTAGTAGTAATGCTGCCAAATACATAACTGGTCATACAATGGTGGTTGATGGCGGTCTGACAATAACTACTGCAGTATAA
- a CDS encoding related to carrier protein YMC1, mitochondrial — protein sequence MENQGGAQGFVAGAFSGVTKVSTGHPFDTIKVRLQTSSTSRFRGPWHCIHETISQEGIRGLYKGFTPPLVGFVFMDSILLGSFSMYRDYFRRTCPETSSPAKLPYLNESTRSCLIHGVSGGLAGWTVSLIAAPIEHIKARLQIQYTTTGAQRLYSGPFDCLQKIFTSYGVAGVYRGFFSTIVFRSFFAVFWSSYDVFSRQMQRRTNFSTPLLNFLAAGFAAQVYWLTGYPTDVIKQRIMTLPLNGPR from the exons ATGGAGAACCAGGGAGGCGCTCAAGGCTTCGTTGCCGGTGCTTTCAGCGGTGTTACTAAAGTGTCCA CGGGCCATCCTTTCGATACCATCAAAGTCCGTTTGCAAACATCAAGTACATCGCGTTTTCGTGGCCCATGGCATTGCATTCATGAGACCATCAGTCAAGAAGGAATACGAGGCTTATATAAGGGGTTCACGCCGCCGTTGGTTGGCTTTGTGTTCATGGACTCCATATTGCTCGGTTCATTCTCTATGTACCGTGATTACTTCAGGAGGACATGTCCAGAAACTTCATCGCCTGCAAAGCTCCCGTATTTGAACGAATCAACAAGATCGTGTCTGATACATGGGGTATCAGGAGGCTTGGCAGGATGGACAGTCAGTCTCATCGCAGCACCCATTGAGCACATCAAAGCACGACTGCAAATACAATACACAACGACGGGAGCCCAAAGGTTATATTCAGGGCCATTTGACTGCCTTCAAAAGATTTTCACCTCTTATGGCGTGGCTGGCGTGTACAGAGGCTTTTTCTCCACCATCGTCTTTAGGAGTTTCTTCGCCGTCTTCTGGTCAAGCTACGACGTGTTCAGTCGTCAAATGCAGCGACGTACCAACTTCAGCACTCCTTTACTAAACTTCCTAGCTGCTGGCTTTGCCGCGCAGGTGTATTGGCTAACGGGATATCCTACGGACGTTATCAAGCAGCGCATTATGACCTTGCCTCTTAACGGCCCAAGGTAG